AGAAAAACTACAATGTAGAGGCCACACACTCACATATGCCAAGTGAATCATTCAAAGTAGCTTATTCTTACTTTCTTATCTCGTACCTTTTGTTCTTACATTCTTGATTCTCTTTATCTCTTTTAAGTAGGTTCCACACGTGTGTTTAGAAGTTTCCGCACGTGCAAGGGGCTTGAAGCGAAGTAAATTCATTCTTTGAAGCCGAAGAAAATAAGCGCCAGTGGCCCTAATCACACTCTCTCTCTGTGTCTCTTCACCTTCGCAGGGTCCATTTCTCCTGTTTCTGGCTAGATACAAGGTAAGGGTCTCATCCTCATCCTCATCGATGAAAGTTTCAAGCTTTATATGTTTGGTCTCTTCTTTTCCTCTCATTATCTCGGTTTTGTAAGAAAAAGAACAAAGCTTCTATGCTTGATACGTATTGGGTTTTGTTTATTGCAGAAGCTTGTCTGAAAGAACCTTTGATTGGTCGTTCTTTAGTTTGGGATCGCTTCTTAGCTGACTTATCATCATCAGTCTCGTACTCTCGTTTACTCTCCTCCTTTGGATTTGAGTGTAGTGTTGGTATTTGTCGAATTGTCTGAGGAAATGTCAGGATGTGCAATGAATTTTCAGCTCTCGAGTGTTGTTAAATATCGTAATGACATCTCCTCGTTGAGGATTTGTAATCGAGACTTTGTGTTTGGAGACTTGGTTAAGGAAATGAAAGTAGCTGTTTTGTGGATTAAGGGTACGCAAAGATCGAGGCTTTTGGTGGTTAACATGTCTCAGTCTCCCATTGAGCGGCAATCTGTAGTAGAAGTAGAAAGTGATGTCAACTTAGGGAAAGGCGACAATGTAAGAAACTTGGGAACTGATGAAACGGAGAAGTTTGAAAGTGATGGTAATGTTGGAGATGGGTTTAACGGTGGTGATGGTAATGGTGGGTTTAATAACGGTGGAGGAGGAGGAGATGGCGAAGAAGACTACGAGGAAAAGGAGTTTGGACCCGTTTTGAAATTTGAAGAGGTTATGAGAGAGACGGAAGCTAGAGGAGCCACGCTTCCATCTGATATGTTGGAGGCTGCTAAGACCTTTGGCATCCGCAATTTGCTTCTACTTAGGTACTTGGATTTGCAGGTAGCTACATTCTTTTCTTTCTTTCTTTCTGGAATCAACAGTTTTTAAAGAGCCTGTTTTGAGCTTTGGTTTCTCTGATTTTAGAGCTCACCTGGGGTGCTTGGGTTTGCTATAAGATCATGGTCTATGCTTCGAAACAGAATGTTGGCTGATCCATCTTTCCTCTTCAAAATAGGGACCGAGGTTGGTGAGCAAAGAACTTCATTTTTGGATTTATGTAACACTTTACTTGCAGTGTCTCATGTAAGCATTTGATATTTGCCAATTTTCAGATAGTCATTGACTCTTGTTGTGCCACTGTTGCTGAAGTTCAAAAGAGAGGGAAAGACTTCTGGGCAGAGTTTGAGTTGTATGTTGCTGATCTTCTTGTTGGAGTTGTGGTTAACGTCGCTCTTGTCGGTATGTTGGCCCCTTTTGTCCGTTTTGGTCAACCATCAGCATCTACTGGCTCCTTAGGACGCATGCTTAATGCCTATAATGCGCTTCCAAGCAGGTAAAAAACTTTCCCTCCTTTCTAGAAACATACTCAGTTCTCATATTGCAAACTCAGTTAATAAAGTTTTGAGGATGTTGAACTGATTCTCAGCGTGTTTGAAGCTGAAAGACCAGGGTGTAGCTTTTCAGCTCAACAGAGACTCGCTACATACTTCTACAAGGTAATTAGACTTCACAGTCTCTGTCTCAATCGCTCCATAAAGTTTCTAGCTGTTGGCTGATCAAATGTTTGTTCAGGGAATAATGTATGGTGCGGTTGGATTTGGATGCGGCATTGTAGGCCAAGGCATTGCTAATCTGATCATGACTGCTAAACGGTAACACATCTCTTTCCACTTGAACTCAATTAGAGTCGCATAGTTTTTGGATGTGACTTACGTTTTATTTGTGTGGACATCCTCAGAAGCATAAACAAATCAGAAGAAGACATTCCAGTACCACCACTCGTCAAGAGTGCAGCTCTCTGGGGTATATACATACGTATCTTAAGCTTTTCTTGCCTTCACTTTATTTACTCATTCATCTCCATAACAATGGTAACTTGATGGCAGGTGTGTTCCTTAGTGTTTCATCGAACACACGTTATCAGATCATCAATGGTCTAGAGAGAGTGGTTGAAGCATCTCCTTTCGCCAAGAAAGTGCCTCCTGCGGCTTTGGCATTTACTGTTGGTGTAAGGTTTGCTAATAACATCTACGGAGGGATGCAGTTTGTGGACTGGGCAAGACTGAGCGGTTGTCAGTGAAGAAGGCACTAGCGCTTCTTGATGTATGTCTAGCTTTATGAAAGCTATATATTGATGTAGGCCACTCGGTTTGATTTTGAGATGTGGTTTTACTACACATTTCTGTTGTTATTTCCAATATTACAGAATTTGCTAGGCGCTACTTGAGATGTAAAAGTAATGAATAAAATGGTTAGAAACACATCTTACCATATAGGAATGATCAAAGCATTAAAAGTGTTATACAACACAAACAGAGCAAAGAAACTTTAACAAAATAAGAAGCATGAAGTCTTGTAAGATTGTTTTTCTTGTAAACTAGTCTTGGAAGATTGTTGCAGTGGCTTTGATGGGTCTTCCTGGCTTAAGCATGTATTATGTTTTTAACGGTCTACTAGGTGTTTTCCTAAATAATTTTTTAATCTAATTTATATTTAAAAATAAATTTTATTAAATATTAAATATTTTACTATTTTCTTACTAATATTTAATATATATTTGATATATATTAAATCAATTTGTATAAAACTAATAAAAATGATATAAAATTGTATAATTATCAAAAATTTAGCCTAAACAATATTTATAAAATTTGTAGGTATATAAAAAACTAATGATCTTACGATTAGATATTTAAAATTTTAAAAAATTGTAGGAATTTTTGAAAGCTTTAGTAATACAAATTGGATAATTATACAAAAATATTAATATTACCATATTTAAAAAAAAGTTTACCAAAAAGAAATATCAATATTAAATGTAATATATGAATTATTACCATATTCTAAAAGTTTGCCAAAAATATAAATCAACATTAAATGAAATTATCCATGTCATATTTTTACGGAAGTCATGTCATCAATTTCAGTAGTCATGTCATATTTGTTTTGTGAAATTGATTGTAGAGAGGACATGTGGCAAAATCACTTCGGAAATATACACTAGGGGATATCTTGTTTCATTTAATTTGATTTTCTCAAATAACTATACAAATCTGAAACTTATTTTAATACAATTATAATTAAAATAGTTTTTGGTCAAATAAATCCAAAGACCATTTAACATTACCATCGGCAATACTACTAACATATAATTTTGGTCAACACTTTAGTTTATGTAGTCATCTAGCCACCAAAGAATCTCCCAAACTAATCCTTATATGTCTCTATCCTCGTTTATTTTTTACTTTATTTGGATTGTTTCTAATTTTCATATTTATTGATAGAGAATGTTGTTTATTAAATATTCTTGTTTTTCTTGTTAAATTAAATCATTAAATCATAATAGGATTTCTTTCTTTTTTTCAAAATGAATGACAATCTACCAGTAAGCTTTCGGAAATATAACCAAAACTTTCATTTACTCAAAAGCAAAAAAAAATAATGAAAAAAAATATCGCAATAGAACATTTTCAGAAACAAAGAAGCTCCAAGATTCACTTTCCACGCGGCAAGTAAAGAAAAATCCACGTGTAATTACAGTCAAACCAGTCAAAGCCACATCACATATTCTCTAGTCTCCCGCCTTTCTTTATAAGAAAGCACACAGCAACAAGAACACAAAAGATTCATCTCTGAAAGCTCCATCTCACCTTTTTCTCCAAAACCTTTGAGACACAAAAGAGAGCATAAAAGATGTCAAAGATCAACGCTCTCCGCCGTTGTCTCCTCCCGTGCATCACACCTCCGACGAATCCAACCACCGCATCATCCACTACCACCGGAGTCTCCAAGAAACGTCTCAGCACTTCCCTCAGAGACGACATCGACATTCAAGACTCAGCTTCTTCCTCCGCCTCTTCCTCCGAGGCCACGTCTTTCTCCGCCGCCGTCGATTCAGGTTACCTCTCCCCCGTCGCGGCGCCGCAGAGACCGTCGAGGACGATGGTGATCGGCACGCTTTTCGGGAGGAGAAAGGGACACGTGTGGTTCTGCGTCCAGCACGACCGTCTCTCCGTCAAACCGCTCCTCCTCCTCGAGCTCTCCATCACGACGAGCCAGCTAGTTCACGAGATGGACTCGGGTCTTGTCCGAGTCGCTCTCGAATGCCCGACACGACCGGAGCTAAAGTCTTGCTCGTTGAAATCCGTGCCGGTTTGGGCGATGTTCTGCAACGGGAAGAAGTCAGGTTTTGCAGTAAGGAGGAGCGCTAGTGAAGAGACAAGGGTGATGCTGAAGAGGTTGGAGTCGACCACCGTTGGTGCCGGCGTGTTGCCATGTGGATCCGGGGATCTTGATGAAGTTATGTATATGAGGGCGAGTTATGAGCATGTTGTGGGTAGCTCTGACTCGGAGTCTTTCCATCTCATTAACCCGGATGCTAACTCGGCTCAAGAACTCAGCATCTTCTTGCTTAGGACATCTTCTTAATTACCTTTTGTAGTATAATGATGATAACTTATGAATGCTTTTCATCAAGTTTGTTATCTTGTTCAGAGATTACGAAACGTTTGTTGCGTAGGGTGTAGGGTCTAGTCGTCTAGAGAGGCTTAGTGTTTTGAGTTCTCAATGAGAAAGTTTGTATGTACTACTCTCATTACACTATCATGTGTTGAGAATCTTGGCATTGTCACAAGCGTGTAAAATGATTTTTGATCAAGAAACAGAGACATTTGTCAAACAAGAACAATACAAAACTGTAATGTCATATAGTGGGAAAAAATCAATGTAAATGATGATGCATTTGAATTTTAATGTTGTTCCTTTCTTCTCCTAAGCTAGAGCAACTAAAAATGTTCTAAGGAGCAGGAGGACATAAGAGCATCTTCAAACTCTCGTATACCATGAAGGTGATGCCAACGCCAGGAACCACTTTGAAGTATTCAGGCAGTAATCCTCTGTACAGTCCTCTGATTCCTTCTGACTTGAATATGTGTTTGAATGTCCCGAAGAGTCCTGTCTTGTACACCCTCGCTCTTCCACCAGCTCCTTCTACTTGCATTCTTCTTCTCACAAGATCCAATGGGAACGTAGCTACAACGTTATGTGCACTCCAAAAATCAGACAACTTATAGATATAGTAAGTTCCAAAGCTTGAAACTATAAAGAGAGAATGGCTTGGGATCTTGTAGCTAGAGAGAAGGTCAGATGGAATAACAAACCTGTTGAAGAAGCAACTCCAGCAAGACTTCCACAACCTAGACTAATAATCAATGTTGAGTCATCTGGCCTGAAGTAACATTGTAGCATCAATAGGCGAGTGCAAAAGAAGTAACAAATAAATCATACTTAGAGATGACTTGTTACCTATGAGATAGCCAAAATGATTTCAGAGACTCATACGAAGCAAAGTTGATTGCAAGGGTTGGCCCAACACCCTGAACCAAGAAGCAGTTAACAATCAAACACAATTGGCATGGCACAAGAGAACAAAGGAAAGCAAAACAAAGCGTACCAACATGGTAGCACCAAGTCCTTTATACAGACCCAAAAACCCCTCTTCTCTGCATATGGTACGGAAAGCATGCCCAATACCCTGGTAATACATTGCATTTCTCTGCCAAGGATCAAAAGTAACGCATTCAGGACA
The DNA window shown above is from Brassica oleracea var. oleracea cultivar TO1000 chromosome C3, BOL, whole genome shotgun sequence and carries:
- the LOC106332131 gene encoding protein MIZU-KUSSEI 1 yields the protein MSKINALRRCLLPCITPPTNPTTASSTTTGVSKKRLSTSLRDDIDIQDSASSSASSSEATSFSAAVDSGYLSPVAAPQRPSRTMVIGTLFGRRKGHVWFCVQHDRLSVKPLLLLELSITTSQLVHEMDSGLVRVALECPTRPELKSCSLKSVPVWAMFCNGKKSGFAVRRSASEETRVMLKRLESTTVGAGVLPCGSGDLDEVMYMRASYEHVVGSSDSESFHLINPDANSAQELSIFLLRTSS
- the LOC106335896 gene encoding protein RETICULATA; the protein is MSGCAMNFQLSSVVKYRNDISSLRICNRDFVFGDLVKEMKVAVLWIKGTQRSRLLVVNMSQSPIERQSVVEVESDVNLGKGDNVRNLGTDETEKFESDGNVGDGFNGGDGNGGFNNGGGGGDGEEDYEEKEFGPVLKFEEVMRETEARGATLPSDMLEAAKTFGIRNLLLLRYLDLQSSPGVLGFAIRSWSMLRNRMLADPSFLFKIGTEIVIDSCCATVAEVQKRGKDFWAEFELYVADLLVGVVVNVALVGMLAPFVRFGQPSASTGSLGRMLNAYNALPSSVFEAERPGCSFSAQQRLATYFYKGIMYGAVGFGCGIVGQGIANLIMTAKRSINKSEEDIPVPPLVKSAALWGVFLSVSSNTRYQIINGLERVVEASPFAKKVPPAALAFTVGVRFANNIYGGMQFVDWARLSGCQ